From the Clostridiales bacterium FE2011 genome, one window contains:
- a CDS encoding metal-sensing transcriptional repressor: MSETNACPHCSERKKKRTAEEQNALLRRLKLAEGQIRGIQKMVEEDAYCPDILIQVSAVSAALNSFNKELLACHIRSCVSEDIRNGKEEAIDEFVKVMQKLMK, translated from the coding sequence ATGAGCGAAACGAACGCCTGTCCGCATTGCAGTGAACGGAAAAAGAAGCGCACAGCGGAGGAACAGAACGCGCTGCTTCGGCGCCTGAAGCTGGCGGAGGGCCAGATCCGGGGCATCCAGAAGATGGTGGAGGAAGACGCCTACTGTCCGGATATCCTGATCCAGGTGTCCGCGGTGAGCGCCGCACTGAACAGCTTCAACAAGGAGCTGCTGGCCTGCCATATCCGCAGCTGCGTATCGGAGGATATCCGGAACGGCAAGGAAGAAGCCATTGATGAGTTTGTTAAAGTGATGCAGAAACTCATGAAGTGA